In Limnobaculum parvum, one DNA window encodes the following:
- the dolP gene encoding division/outer membrane stress-associated lipid-binding lipoprotein, which produces MKIRNLTVLAMLLSTTMLSGCVAVVAGGAAMATKTATDPRTVGTQVDDVTLEARVSNAIAKDQEIKQEARIVTTAYHGSVLLTGQTPKAELAERAKNIAVGVDGAEEVHNAVRVGKPVEISTASSDSWITTKIRSQLLTSDKVKSSNVKVVTENGEVFLLGLVTEAQGQEAAKVASEVSGVKQVITVFQYVK; this is translated from the coding sequence ATGAAAATCCGTAACCTTACTGTGTTGGCTATGTTACTAAGTACCACCATGCTAAGCGGCTGTGTGGCTGTCGTTGCCGGTGGTGCTGCTATGGCCACTAAAACAGCTACCGACCCACGAACAGTAGGAACGCAGGTAGATGACGTGACATTAGAAGCACGCGTCAGCAATGCGATCGCGAAAGATCAAGAGATTAAGCAAGAAGCCCGTATCGTCACGACTGCCTATCACGGTAGCGTTCTGTTAACCGGCCAAACACCAAAAGCCGAGCTGGCTGAACGCGCTAAAAATATCGCGGTGGGCGTAGACGGCGCAGAAGAAGTTCATAACGCCGTTCGCGTAGGTAAACCGGTTGAAATCAGTACTGCATCAAGCGATAGTTGGATCACGACCAAAATTCGCTCACAGCTGCTGACCAGCGATAAAGTGAAATCCAGCAACGTGAAAGTGGTGACTGAAAATGGTGAAGTATTCCTATTAGGTCTAGTGACTGAAGCTCAAGGCCAGGAAGCAGCAAAAGTGGCCAGTGAAGTGAGCGGTGTTAAACAGGTCATTACCGTATTCCAATACGTTAAATAG